The window CGTTGAAAAGATTCATCAAATCGAAACCCAGACCAAAGGTCGCTACAAGAATACGCCCGTTAAGGACGTCTACATTGTCAAAGCCTACCGCGCCAAATAAAGCGTCTGCGACAGAATTATAAAAGGCCGGGAGCGCATCATGCTCTCCCGGCCTTTTTTTCTTGATATTATAAACAATTAAATCGTGCAGGTGTCGCAGGAGCATTCGACAAAGAGGTCGTAGACCTCGCCGACCTTGTCTACCACGTTGACCGCGGCCAGGTCCATCATGTCTGGGGAGAGTCCAAGACGCTCCACCACCTCGTTGGACACTGTGTAGTTCAGGCCGTCCACGCCCAGTCCCACGCCGATCATTTTGGCCAGCACGTTGCCGATATGGACCAGATCCAGCACCAGGCTTTCTCCTTTATACTCATCCGGGCGCAGATGGTAACGGACCACGTTCGTGATCTCAGGCGGCAAGTGCCATGATTCAAGCAGAATACCGCCCACTTCGGCGTGGTTGATGCCGAGCACCATATCCTCGGCTTTGTCAAAGGGCACCCCCCGCTCCAGAGCCAGCTCCAAAATGGGATGCACGTTGACCTTGACGTAGGCGCCCATGAGCACCTTGCCGATGCCGGACAACAACCCGGCGGTATAAGTATAATCCGGCACATCCAGCCCCAGCACTTCACCCACCTCTCGGGCAGCCAGTCCAACGGTGACCGAATGCTGCAAATGCATATTCGGAGCCAGATCATAGCCTTCCACTGTCCGGACATAGGACAGGGCCACACCCGTGGAAATGACGAACTGCAACACCTGGCTGGTGCCCAGTTTCACGATGGCATCTTTGGCCGTGCACATGGGACGGCTACCGCTGAAAAAGGAGGCGTTGACCACCTTGAGCAGGTTTGCCGTCAGCCCCGGGTCATGTTCGATGACGCGGGCCAGATCCTTGATATCGGCATTGGGATCTCCCAACAAAGCCGCCGCCTTGGGCGCACAGCTGGGGATGGCCACCACCTCGGCCACCCGAGCCAATATTTCTTCGCGTCGATTCATAATTCCGTCTCCTCCCCGAGAGAACGAACCACCGTGCGCCCGTCCTCCAAATGAAGGAACAGGGTCCTTGGCACGGTACCTCCCACCTCTTTGGCGGCGAGCTGCACATGATTCCGCGCGAACAGCTTCTCAAGGGCCTCGAAATTTCTCGCGCCCGTGTTGAACAAATTGTCATTTCGCATGTTCGCTCCTCCGGCAGCCTTGAATATCAACCGCTTCTTCTCCGCGCCTTTGTCCACCAGTTGCCGGACCATCATGGCGACCCCCGTATTCACGAACATGAACGGGTTCTCGCGCGATTTGTGTCTGGCGGCAGTGGATGTAGGCAACAGGCAATGAACCATGGCACCGATCCGCAACTCCGGATCATAGGCGGTGACACCCAGGCAAGACCCGAGGGAATACGTGACGATCACGTCCTCGGCTCTGGTCGAGAGCTTCATGTCAGATATGTTGACGACAAGCAGGTTCATTACAACAGTCCAAACTTCATTGTGATTTCGGAAGGCGGCATCGCCGTTTTGGGAAAAGCTACACGACCACGGGGTTTATTGCCAACCCATTATTTTTTTATCTTTGCTCCGTACGCGGCCAAAAGAATTCCCCGCATCTCTTGTCCATAGAGATACGGGGAACATTCATTATATCAATGACAACTACCTGACTTTATTCACTCTCCACGGCGGAATCATCAAACTGCATCTGGTACAGGCGATCATACAGCGGGCAGGTCGCCAGCAGCTCCTTGTGAGTGCCGGTTGCGACGATCTTACCCTGCTCCATAACCACAATGACGTCTGCGGTGAGGATGGTGGACAGGCGATGAGCAATGACGATGGAAGTGCGCCCCTGCATGAGATTCTCCAGCGCCTGCTGCACCACGCGCTCGGACTCGGTATCCAGCGCACTGGTGGCCTCGTCGAGAATGAGAAGCGGCGGGTTCTTCATGATGGCGCGGGCAATGGTGAGCCGCTGCTTCTGGCCGCCGGAAATCTTCACGCCGCTTTCGCCCACCACGGTGTCGTACCCTTCGGGCATCTCCATGATGAACTTGTGGGCATAGGCGGCTTCAGCTGCGCGCTTCACATCGTTCAAGTCATACTCGTCACGGGCGTAGGCGATGTTCGCCACCACGGAATCGTTGAACAGGAAGGTGTCCTGCGAAACAAGTCCAAGCCCCATGCGCAAACTCGGCAGGGTGAACTCTTCCAACGGCGTACCATTGAGCCGTATCGCACCCTGCTGCGGAGAGTAGAAGCGGGGGATAAGGTTGACCAGCGTGGTCTTGCCCGATCCACTGGGGCCGACAACAGCCACACGCTGTCCTGCCTGAATGGTCAGGGACACGCCGTCCAGTGCAGGACGGGGTGCATCGGGATAGGAAAAGTGGATGTCCTCAAAGGCCAGTTCCTTGAAGTTGCCATCAAAGACCTTGTCGCCTTCCTGTTCGATGACGATCTCGGGCGAATCAAAGATATCGAAGACGCGCTCGGCACCGGCCAGCCCCTGCTGGATCTGATTATTGGACATATTGATCTTTTTAATCGGCTCATAGAGCTGCACAAGGCAGACAAGGAACGCGGTCAGATCACCGGGGGTCATGACGCCTTCGATGACGCGGGAGCCACCGACCCAGAGCACGCCTGCGCCAGCACCTGCGGCCACGAAGTCCATGACGCGGGAAGAAGATTCGCTGTAAAAGATCTGTCGGATGATCGCCTTGGCCAGGTTCTTGTTCTCTGCATGGAACCGCATGCTTTCGCGCATTTCATTGGCGAACGCCTTGATGACCTTCACGCCGGAGAAGGATTCCTCCAGCACCACGTTGACCCCAGACAGCTCGGCCTGCATCTTGCGGCCGTATTTACGGACCTTCTTGCCGAACCAGATGATGGGGAACAAGGCCACGGGCATGACAATCAACGACCAGAATGCCAGATAAGCATCCAGATAGATGACCGTACCGATCAGTCCGATGAGGGTGAATATCTGCCGGATGAACATGATGACGCTGGGCAAACATTGGCGCACAGCCACCACATCATTGGTGATACGGCTCATGAGCATGCCGATTTCGCTTTCGGCAAAGAACGGCATGGGCAGGCGGATGATCTTGTCGAACAGGGCCTTGCGCATGTCTTTCAGCACCAGAATACCCGTGGAGTTCATGACATACACCTGACAGAACTGGAACACACCCTTGAAGATGATGAGAGCCACCAGACCCACGATGCACATTTTCAGCGTCGCCATATCCTTGGCGATGAGCACCTCGTCGGTGACGTATTTCGTCAGCCAGCCCAGGGCAGGGGCGATGGGGGCGTACAGCAGCATGGCCAGCACGGCGAATGCCACGCGCCCTTTATAGGGGGCGAAGTAACTGATGCTCCGTTTGAGCATGTAGCGGTTGCCCATATAATGAAGCTTGGGTTGTTTAGCCAAAATGTCTCCTTTATGTGCGGCACACATGGCCGCCAAGCATTCTGTAATGGGTTGAGGCTTGTTAGTAAAGGGAAAGGCAAAAGGGGAAGTCGGCCTGCGGCCTCCATTGTCAGGTGATTTCGCCTCCGGCGGCCAAAGGGAGAGACCCTTTGGAATCCCAACCTGCGCCTTTGGCGCAATAATTTTTCGCGCCGAAGGCGCATAAGCGGGATGCAAGGGCGCGAGTCCTTGCCCGCCGGGCTTCAGCCGTTAGCGAGTCTTCGAGCTTTACGGATGTAGACAGCAGAGATAGGCGAAATCACCTGACAATCGCCGCGAAGCGGCATCCTCTTCCCTCTTTACTCATTATTAAGGTTCACAAACTTGCATTCTGTTCAAATTTATCCAAGAGTCCCTCGCATGAGCACGCACACTTCCATCGCTGTCCTGGCTGACATCCATGGCAACTCGCTTGCCCTGAAAGCGACCCTTGATGACATCGCCCGGCGAGGCATCACCCGCGTCGTCAATCTGGGCGACATATTCTATGGTCCCCTCGACCCGGCCGGGACATGGGAGATTCTCCGCGAACTGGAGATTCCAACCATCCTCGGCAATCAGGATCGCATCCTGCTGGAAGGCGGCCCGCAATGGGAAGGCATCCCGACCTTCAAAACCACCGTGGACGGGATCGGCAAGGACGGCATGGAATGGCTCCGGTCACTGCCTGCCACGCAACTCATGGATGACACCATCCTGCTTTGCCACGGCACCCCCAAGGATGACTTGAAATACCTGCTGGAGGATATCACTACGGGCCTGCCTGCCGTTCGGGATTGCACAGAGATGGAAGACGACATCCTGCCCGAGGCCATCCACAGCTCGCTGATTCTGGCAGGGCATTCCCACCACCCGGGACTGGCACGCTGCCATGACCGGACACTTATCAATCCCGGCAGCGTCGGCCTGCCCGCCTATGACGATGATGATCCGCCACACATCATGGCCTCTGGATCGCCCCACGCAAAGTACGCCATCGTGGAACGACGTGACGGGCTGTGGGATGCCGATTTCGTGAATGTTGAATATAACTGGCAAAAAGCGGCAGAAATGGCACGAAACAACGGTCGAGAGGACTGGGCCGAATGGCTGCTGACGGGCATGGCCTAACCCGTATCAGCTCCTTTGGACGCCGCACTGTCCATGACACGAGTCACTTTTCCACAGCAATCGCATTCTTTTTCTGGACTTTTTTTAGATTTTTCTTGAGAATGCGGCCAGAATCTAGGATCCAATCGTGCGCCCTGCAAAACTTGGCCTAACGAACAGGAAACAGGAATATTCGGTTAGCGAACCGTCATGAAAACGCTACATACCGTCATCAAACGAATCGTGCCCATTCTGGCGCTCCTGGCGCTGGCATCTTTACTGGTGGGCGTCCCCGATTCCTCCATGGCCCAGTCGGCCAAGTCCTACTTCATCGTGGGACATTCCGATTTTCACGCCCTCATCAAGAATAAAAAGAAACGGAAATACCGCTCCAACTGGCAAAAGGTGGAGAAGAATTTCTCCCGCTGCTACAAAGCGGACCCCAACGGTTCCTACGCTCCCAAAGCACTCTACTACATGGGCCGCGTACATGAGGAGCTCGGCGGTCAAAGCGGTCTCAAGTCCGACTTCCGCCGTGCCGCAGACTACTTCGGCCGTGTTGTCAGCCGATTCCCCCGCCATGGTTGGGCCGACGACTGCCTCTATCACCGGGCCGACATCTATGCCCGCCGCCTCAAAGAGACATCTGCCGCCCGCAAGGATCTGGCCCGCATCATCGTGGACTACCCCCGTTCCGACATGCACTCCAAGGCCAAGGCGTATCTGAAGAAGCTCGGCAAATACAATCAGTCCATAGCTGAAGCACAGGGCAAAAGCGCCCCGTCCAAGGCCGCTGCCGCCAAACCCAAATCCACGCCCAAGAAAGCCGCTGTCCAGAAGGCTCCGGCCAGACCAAGGGATCCGTCCGGCATCGCCCATCTCGATACGGTCCGCTACAAATCCAGTGACGAATACACCCGCGTGGTGCTCGAGCTGGATGGCCGCGTCAAATACCGCTATCAGGTGCTCGACCCGAACCCGGCCGTGAACCGCCCCCACCGCCTCTACATCGACCTGCAAGGCTCACGTCTCGGCCACGACGTTACCGCGGCCACCACTGTCTCCGACGGCATTCTCCGCTCCATCCGCACCGGCCAATACAACAAGGACACCACCCGCGTGGTCCTCGATTTTCTGTCCATGCAGGAATACAAAGTGTTCCCGCTGGACAATCCCTACCGCATCGTCATTGACGTGTATTCGCCTGATGGCAGCACCCCCGTGGCCACGGCTGCTCCGGCCAAGTCCTCGGGCAAGAAAACCACGGCCAACTCCAAGTATCGCCCGCCCAGCGGTTCCAAGTCCCAGGCTGGCGACCTGCTTGAACAGCTCGGCCTCACGGTCCGCACCATCATGATCGACCCCGGCCATGGCGGCAAAGACCCCGGCGCCGTATCCAACGGCTTGCGTGAAAAAGACGTGAACCTCCGCTTTGCCAAGATCCTTGGCGACATGCTTCAGGAGAAGGGGTTCAACATTCATTTTACACGCACCAACGACACATTCATTCGCCTAGAGCAGCGCACGGCCATGGCCAACGTCAAGAAGGCAGACCTGTTCCTTTCCATTCACTGCAATGCCAACCGCAGCCGCAAGGTCAACGGTCTTGAGACATACAGCCTGAACCTCGCCAAATCCAAGGACGCCGTTCGTATCGCAGCCCGAGAGAACGCCGTTGATCCGCGCTCCATTTCCGATCTCCAGTTCATTCTCACCGACCTCATGGTCAACTCCAAGATCAAGGAGAGCCGCGATCTGGCCAGCGATGTGCAGTCCAGCACGCTCAGCCGGGTACGTCGCCGCTGGCAGCTCAAGAGCAAAGGAACCCGGGAGGCGCCCTTCTACGTTCTCATGGGTGCAAAGATGCCCTCGGTGCTGGTTGAGCTCGGTTATCTGACCAACAAGACAGAAGCCAAGCGACTCAAGAGCAAGGAATATCTCGAATATCTCGCCCGTGGTGTGGTTGATGGTGTCATGGCCTACAAGGGCAAGATCGAACGATACGCGATGAATTAGGGAAAAGAAGCCCTCGCCGGGCGGCGTCTCCGACGGCTTAAGAACCTTTTGTAAAAGGTTCTTAAGAATCTCAAAAACTTTTTATCGCTCGCGAGGCCGCAGGCCGACTTCATCTTCTGATTTACCTTCAATCAACAAAGCGCAACTTCCCAAAAAGTCCAGGAACGGGTACACCACAGAATCATATGATCAAGGTCGACCACCTCTCATACAACTTCGGGGCCTATTGGGCGCTCAAGGACATCTCGTTCAATCTGGACAAGGGTGAATTTCTCTTCCTGACCGGCCACTCCGGCGCGGGCAAGACCACACTGCTCAGATTGCTGTACGGCGCGCTGCCCGTTACTCGCGGCAGGGCCACCGTCGCTGGCGTGCAGCTCAACAGGCTGAAGAAACGTCACGTCCCCCTGCTTCGCCGCAAAGTGGGCGTGGTTTTTCAGGACTTCAAGATTCTCCCGAAACGGACAGTGTTCGATAACGTTGCCATGGCACTGGAAGTTCGCGGCATGCCTCGAACCCATCTGGAACGCCGCGTGCGCGCCATTGTCCGCGCCATGGGACTGGAGACCAAAAGCTACTCGCCCTGCGAACGCCTGTCGGGCGGTGAACAACAACGCGTGGCCATTGCCCGGTCCATGGTGGCGAACCCGGAATTGATCCTCGCGGATGAGCCCACGGGTAACCTCGACTTTGATCTGACCATGCATCTCATGGAAATTTTCAAGCAGTTCAATACATACGGCACTACGGTGGTCATGGCGACCCACAGCCGCGAAGTGCTGGACTGTGTTCCCGATGCGCGCATTATCCACCTCCAAGACGGACGCATTGTCTCTGACGGTGACACCGTTTACGATCTCGAAGACGAGGAGGAACTGTTGTGATCGGTCAGCTTTTCCGACTCACCGGGCGCGGCATTGCCGACTTTGCCCTGCATCCCGTTGCCCAGCTGCTCACGCTGGTAGCCGTTGGCATGGTCACGCTCCTGACCGGCCTCATCCTTACCGGCCTGCACAACGTGAATCTGGAAATCCTCAAGTCGCGCGGCGAAGTGGAATTTCAGATGTACTGGAAGGCGGACTATCCCACCGAAGAAGTGCTCAAAGACTGGGACAAGGTCACGAACATGGAGCACCTCGACGATTTCCAGACCTTCACCCCGGAGAACGCCCTGACCGAACTTGCCTCCACGCTGGGCGAGACCGGCGATTTTTCATGGCTGGCAGACAACAACCCGCTGCCCTATTCCGGTCTGGCATTATTCAAGGTACCGCCCGATGCCCAGACTGATGGATGGGCGGCCAAGATCCTGACATCCCTCAAGTCGCTGCCCGGCGTCGAGAAGGTCAACTACACGCCCTTCCAGGCAGACCTGGCCCAAGGCTGGATGACCGTGACCCGCGTCATCATCTGGCCCATTCTCGGCTTCCTCGCGCTCATCGTCTCCCTCG of the Pseudodesulfovibrio sp. zrk46 genome contains:
- a CDS encoding HDOD domain-containing protein, with amino-acid sequence MNRREEILARVAEVVAIPSCAPKAAALLGDPNADIKDLARVIEHDPGLTANLLKVVNASFFSGSRPMCTAKDAIVKLGTSQVLQFVISTGVALSYVRTVEGYDLAPNMHLQHSVTVGLAAREVGEVLGLDVPDYTYTAGLLSGIGKVLMGAYVKVNVHPILELALERGVPFDKAEDMVLGINHAEVGGILLESWHLPPEITNVVRYHLRPDEYKGESLVLDLVHIGNVLAKMIGVGLGVDGLNYTVSNEVVERLGLSPDMMDLAAVNVVDKVGEVYDLFVECSCDTCTI
- a CDS encoding chemotaxis protein CheD codes for the protein MNLLVVNISDMKLSTRAEDVIVTYSLGSCLGVTAYDPELRIGAMVHCLLPTSTAARHKSRENPFMFVNTGVAMMVRQLVDKGAEKKRLIFKAAGGANMRNDNLFNTGARNFEALEKLFARNHVQLAAKEVGGTVPRTLFLHLEDGRTVVRSLGEETEL
- a CDS encoding ABC transporter ATP-binding protein, with protein sequence MAKQPKLHYMGNRYMLKRSISYFAPYKGRVAFAVLAMLLYAPIAPALGWLTKYVTDEVLIAKDMATLKMCIVGLVALIIFKGVFQFCQVYVMNSTGILVLKDMRKALFDKIIRLPMPFFAESEIGMLMSRITNDVVAVRQCLPSVIMFIRQIFTLIGLIGTVIYLDAYLAFWSLIVMPVALFPIIWFGKKVRKYGRKMQAELSGVNVVLEESFSGVKVIKAFANEMRESMRFHAENKNLAKAIIRQIFYSESSSRVMDFVAAGAGAGVLWVGGSRVIEGVMTPGDLTAFLVCLVQLYEPIKKINMSNNQIQQGLAGAERVFDIFDSPEIVIEQEGDKVFDGNFKELAFEDIHFSYPDAPRPALDGVSLTIQAGQRVAVVGPSGSGKTTLVNLIPRFYSPQQGAIRLNGTPLEEFTLPSLRMGLGLVSQDTFLFNDSVVANIAYARDEYDLNDVKRAAEAAYAHKFIMEMPEGYDTVVGESGVKISGGQKQRLTIARAIMKNPPLLILDEATSALDTESERVVQQALENLMQGRTSIVIAHRLSTILTADVIVVMEQGKIVATGTHKELLATCPLYDRLYQMQFDDSAVESE
- a CDS encoding metallophosphoesterase family protein encodes the protein MSTHTSIAVLADIHGNSLALKATLDDIARRGITRVVNLGDIFYGPLDPAGTWEILRELEIPTILGNQDRILLEGGPQWEGIPTFKTTVDGIGKDGMEWLRSLPATQLMDDTILLCHGTPKDDLKYLLEDITTGLPAVRDCTEMEDDILPEAIHSSLILAGHSHHPGLARCHDRTLINPGSVGLPAYDDDDPPHIMASGSPHAKYAIVERRDGLWDADFVNVEYNWQKAAEMARNNGREDWAEWLLTGMA
- a CDS encoding N-acetylmuramoyl-L-alanine amidase, encoding MKTLHTVIKRIVPILALLALASLLVGVPDSSMAQSAKSYFIVGHSDFHALIKNKKKRKYRSNWQKVEKNFSRCYKADPNGSYAPKALYYMGRVHEELGGQSGLKSDFRRAADYFGRVVSRFPRHGWADDCLYHRADIYARRLKETSAARKDLARIIVDYPRSDMHSKAKAYLKKLGKYNQSIAEAQGKSAPSKAAAAKPKSTPKKAAVQKAPARPRDPSGIAHLDTVRYKSSDEYTRVVLELDGRVKYRYQVLDPNPAVNRPHRLYIDLQGSRLGHDVTAATTVSDGILRSIRTGQYNKDTTRVVLDFLSMQEYKVFPLDNPYRIVIDVYSPDGSTPVATAAPAKSSGKKTTANSKYRPPSGSKSQAGDLLEQLGLTVRTIMIDPGHGGKDPGAVSNGLREKDVNLRFAKILGDMLQEKGFNIHFTRTNDTFIRLEQRTAMANVKKADLFLSIHCNANRSRKVNGLETYSLNLAKSKDAVRIAARENAVDPRSISDLQFILTDLMVNSKIKESRDLASDVQSSTLSRVRRRWQLKSKGTREAPFYVLMGAKMPSVLVELGYLTNKTEAKRLKSKEYLEYLARGVVDGVMAYKGKIERYAMN
- the ftsE gene encoding cell division ATP-binding protein FtsE, with protein sequence MIKVDHLSYNFGAYWALKDISFNLDKGEFLFLTGHSGAGKTTLLRLLYGALPVTRGRATVAGVQLNRLKKRHVPLLRRKVGVVFQDFKILPKRTVFDNVAMALEVRGMPRTHLERRVRAIVRAMGLETKSYSPCERLSGGEQQRVAIARSMVANPELILADEPTGNLDFDLTMHLMEIFKQFNTYGTTVVMATHSREVLDCVPDARIIHLQDGRIVSDGDTVYDLEDEEELL
- a CDS encoding permease-like cell division protein FtsX; translated protein: MIGQLFRLTGRGIADFALHPVAQLLTLVAVGMVTLLTGLILTGLHNVNLEILKSRGEVEFQMYWKADYPTEEVLKDWDKVTNMEHLDDFQTFTPENALTELASTLGETGDFSWLADNNPLPYSGLALFKVPPDAQTDGWAAKILTSLKSLPGVEKVNYTPFQADLAQGWMTVTRVIIWPILGFLALIVSLVVHNTIKLSLMTRMDEVEILSLVGARPSYIRWPLLTGGFLQGILGSGLGIGLLYAVHAASADALNFPPFLIEIQFMPLEQVALLAGCVTLVSMASSWVAVK